The nucleotide window TTCCATACACACCGTAGAACATCTGATGGCAGCTCTTTCAGCTTTTGGAATAGACAATCTTTTTGTCTACCTTGATTCTGAAGAACTTCCAATACTTGATGGAAGTTCTGCTCCCTATGTTTATCTTTTCGAGGAATGCGGAATAAAGAAGCAGTCAAAAAAAAGAAAGTATGCAAGGTTAAAAAAGGAAGTTCTGATTGAACACGAAACAAAGAGAATAAAGGCAGAACCGGCAAGCGAACTTGTAATAGATAACACTATCTCCTTTGACCATACTTATAAGAAGATAAGATACCAAAGACTTGTCTATACCCATTCCCTTGAAAACTTTAAAGAAATATCCAAAGCAAGGACGTTTTGCTTTGCCCACGAGGTTGAATTTCTAAAATCACAGGGATTAGCAAAAGGAGGAAGCTTAGAAAACGCTATTGTCATCGATAAATACGACATATTAAACGAATCGGGACTTCGAATGGAAAACGAGTTTGTTGCCCATAAAACTTTAGACTTAGTAGGAGATCTATACATCCTCGGCTATCCACTTCTAGCAAGGATTACAGCTTATAAAACTGGACATGCACTTAATGCCATGTTGGTTAAAACCATTTACGAAAATAAACTGTTTGAAGTTGTTGAGTTTGAAGCAAGAGAAGACGGAAAGCTTTCCCCAGTAGTTCTTGATGAAGCTATTGCCACTAATTGAGAGTAACTAGTAACGGTAAAAATCTATTTCAAAAATCGAAGAAACAGCAGTTCTGATGAAGTTTCTTTCTCCTTCTGAAAGTTTTTTATCCCTTATGTAGGTAAGTAAAAGTGGTAAGAATACCTTTATTCTCTCGTCCCTTATTTTTTCTTTAAACCTAAAACAGAAATAGAGAATATTCATCTTTGTTTCAAAAGGAAGTTGCCAGTTAAATGCTTTACTTACCATTTCATCCAAGACCTTTTGAAAAAATTTCTCTGGAATGGAAACTTTAGAAAGGGCAGCTATTGAGTAGTTAAGGTAAAGGATGTCCTCTTTCCTTCTCAATGTACACCTTTTTAGAATAGAAAGAAGTTCTAATATGAATTTCTCCCTTTCTTCTTTACCAAGGCTTTCTTGTTCTTGAACCAGCTTTTCTATAACGTAAAGTCCCTTTAAATCCCTTTTGTTAAAAAGTCCCCTTAGAGCTTTAAGAGAAAAGTCCATCTTTTCTCCTTTACAAGAGAAGAAAGTCCTTTGCCCTTTATCCAAGCCAAAGTCTATCTTTTTAAGAACTGTCCTAAAAACAGGATTTAAGAGAGATGCCTTTAAAAGTTCTTCTTCTTTGAATTCCTTTACTGGAATTGGAAATATTTTCTGTAAAACTTCCTTAAATGGAAAAGTAAGTCTTCCTATTAAAACTATCTCTTTAACAGGAGGTCTCTCTTTGAAAGTTTCCTCAAAACTATAAAGGCTTAAGACAATAGAAGAAGACAAGTCTTTGGGTTTTTCAACAAAATCCCCGTAATTGGTTTCACCTGCATAGGGAGAAATAGCAAGTTTTATTTCTTCTTCAGAAATCTCTCTTTTGTAGTCGTCAAACTCTATTACTCTAC belongs to Desulfurobacteriaceae bacterium and includes:
- the lpxC gene encoding UDP-3-O-acyl-N-acetylglucosamine deacetylase, translating into MQVFQRTIERETTFSGIGLHTGKKVSVRLSPAPPDTGIVFIRVDKPGSPSIKASPKYLSKLFYATNLSNGKISIHTVEHLMAALSAFGIDNLFVYLDSEELPILDGSSAPYVYLFEECGIKKQSKKRKYARLKKEVLIEHETKRIKAEPASELVIDNTISFDHTYKKIRYQRLVYTHSLENFKEISKARTFCFAHEVEFLKSQGLAKGGSLENAIVIDKYDILNESGLRMENEFVAHKTLDLVGDLYILGYPLLARITAYKTGHALNAMLVKTIYENKLFEVVEFEAREDGKLSPVVLDEAIATN